Genomic segment of Nitrospirota bacterium:
AGCAAAGGACGTGGAGGCATCCGGTGCTGAGTTGCGCCTGAGAAAAGCCGCGGAGCTTACACCAGCAGAGGTCATTGATAATAGTCCTGAATGGAAGGCAATGTACGATCAGATGTCAGATATTCCAGATGCTGTGGTGGATGACCTGATATGGATGGATGGTCTTATTGTAGGCTCACCAACACGGTTTGGTAATATGGCTGCCCCAATGAGAAACTTCTGGGATTCGACAGGGAAGCTGTGGATGGAAGGGACATTAATTGGCAAGACGGTCTCAGCTTTCTCGTCTGCAGAGATGGTTCATGGCGGACAGGAGGCGACTCTTCTGTCAATGTATCCCACATTTCTTGCCCATGGTATGATTATTGTAGGAATCCCGGGAAGCGTCAAGGAGTTATATAAGGCCGGTTCATATTATGGTGCGCTGTCATCCGGCGAGCCTAACGATACGGATCTTATTGTTTCAAGGAGTATGGCTAACAGATTGATAGAAATAACAAAGAAGCTGATAAGGTAGCAGGCCTCTTCCATACAGGTTAGATTGACACTGGTTCTGGTTATCATTATAACCTCATGTTAAACATTTATCTTGGTAATATTCATCCGGATCTGGAAGATGCACTCTTTCGTCATTTATCTGATATTAAGAGTCAGGACAAGCTGTCGCAGATCGCAATAGTAGCCCCGTCAGGACAGGTGCGAAAACGTCTCAGGACTCTTCTCGTGTCAGAACATGAAATGTATCTCATGGGGGTTGACTATCTTACCTTTCACTCATTATCTCTGAAGCTTTATGAAGAGAAGTATGGTTTAACAAGTCACATGATATGTGATGACTTCTTCTTCACAGAAATGATACGGCACATTCTTGAGACAGGAAATTCAGAGCCCAATTTGTTCAGTAACTTTGCCGGGACTCCGGAAGGGTGCATGGCGATCTGGAGAACGATACGGGAACTAAGAGAGGCAAGGGTAGAACCTGGGATTGTAGAAGATGGTATAAGGGATGGTTTGTTTGAGGATGATGACTCTGAGAAATTGGTCTCACTAATGACAATATATAAAGAATTTCTCCGGATAAAAACAGCTTCGGACATTATAGACTACTCTGACCTCCCTGTTATGGCTTCAGATGTTGCGCCATCATCGAAATATTTAAATAAATTTAAAGAAATTATTTATTATGGTTTTTATGACCTTACTCAGGTGCAGATTGATTTGCTTAAGTCTATAGTCAGACAGTATCCTGTAACCATGTTCTTCCCTTATGCAGAAGGCGCTCCGGCGGCCTCATTCAGTACGCGATTCTATGATACGTTCATACAGGGGTTGATAACTGATAAATCCAATGTTATCAGACTCCCGGGACCTTCTGTGCATGCTGACAGCAAAGTCCTTTTCCCTGTCAAATCGTCAACTGCAGTAATAGGCGCATCAGGCAGGGATGATGAGGTTTCTGTAGTGGCCAAGACCATACTGCGGTTAGTGGAGGCAGATGGAATTCCCTTCGCCGGAATTGGAGTTGTTGCAAGAGATATAAATGACTATATTCACATTATTAAGAGAGTGTTCCATGCGCACAATATTCCGTTCGTCTCAACCGGAAGTGAATCTGCAGACAGATATCCTGTGGTAAAGGCAGTTCGGATACTGATATCTATACATGAGAACGGTTACAGGCGGTCTGATATTATAGACCTTGTCTCAGCACACTGTTGTAAGGAAAGATTAAAGGCATTTTGTCCTGAAGGAACAGAGCTGCGTCCTGACAACCTGGATCTTTTTACACGTCTTAGCGGCATATCAAAAGGAGAAAAAGAATGGGAGAGGCTTGACAAATATATTGAAGAAGGGTTTATCATTCGTTCTCCCGGTGACGATGACGGCGAAGGTATTAATCTGGTGAGCAGTAATGAGGTCGCCGGACTGAAGGCAGTCATCAGGTCTCTCTGTAATGACTTCACATCTCTTCCTTCCAAGAGTTCATGGAGTGAATATATCGAGAGATTTGCGGTATTAATCAACAGATATATTGACGTAGATGAAGTACCTCCACGCAATCCTGATAATGTTGATTTTGACGCAGACAATTACAATCCGGCAGAAGCTGTTATGGAGTCTATGATATCGCTCAGGAGACTGGAAAAGATAACACATGAGGTTGCATTATCGGAATTCATCAACACCTTTAACCGCAGTTTGGAAGACAAGAAGTTTAAAATCTGTAGTGATGATATAGCGGGAGTGCAGGTGCTTGATGCCATGTCTGCCCGTGCAATTCCATTTACTGTATTATTTATTATGGGTATGAATGAAAAGGTCTTTCCAAGGAATATCAGAGAGGATCCTTTACTAAGGGATCCCGTACGGAAGATTATGGAGAGTGTCCTTGGATATAAGGTAGAAGAGAAGCTTAATGGTTTTGAGGAGGAAAAACTTCTATTTTACCTCCTTGTTAATTCAGCAACAGAGAGGTTATACATTACTTGCCAGCGCACGGATGATGCTGGTGAAACCAGGATCCCTTCCTGGTACATATCTGAAGTTGGTCCTCTGGAACCCGTAAAAGAGTGGAGGATTCCCAGAAGATTAAGTGATAAGTATTCTGTAAGTGAGTTCTTTGATTATTATTTTCTTACCCCTCACGAACTGTCTGCCAGGCTTATCATTGAAGGACTTGATGCTGCTCCTGTTATGTCAAAATTCTGTTTTGATCCTGTTTTATACAGACGCGGGAAAGAGACCATTTCGAATCACGAAAAGATGACGAAACGACTCACTGAGTTCGATGGGCTTACCGGATTTATTGAAGGATATTGGTATGATGTTGTCAAACGGGGTATTTCCCCAACTTCCATGGAGATGTTTGCGCTATGTCCTTTTTCATACTTTTCCCGTCATCTGCTGGGTCTGAAAACCATTGAGAGGCCTGAGACCATCGTCGGAATCAGACCCCATGAGGCAGGAAACATCTGCCACACGATATTAAAGAAGTTTTATTCAGGACTCAGCAGGGTTATAGATAGAGATATTAATGCGCTTCTTAAAGATACTGCAATGTCCGTGTTTATTGAATATGAAAAGTGTAATCCTGTAGGATACGCTGTGGTCTGGGACTTGGAACGGGAAAGACTGTTGACCTTGCTCATGGATTTTGTGGAAACAGATCTGAATGATTTGTCTTTATCCGGATTTAGTCCATATCTATTTGAAAAATCGGTTAATGGCAGCTTAACGTCAACCTCCATCAGCGATAACTCTGATTGTATAACTGTTCATGGAATCATAGACCGGGTGGATATACACGAAGATCAGAAACGGTTCAGGATTATAGATTACAAATATAAAACCGGACGCAAAATACCATCCGTGGAAAGAGACCTGAGCCTTGCGGCTATAAGGGGGCAAAAACTCCAGCCACCCGTCTATTCCTTAATGGTGACTGAATATCTCAGGTCGAAAGAGGGGATAGAGGATCCTGTGTGCGATAAGGTAAGATTTAGTTATTTAGCGCCTAACTGGACTGATGTCCCGGTTGAAGACAGATTCAGTGAATTTCCAGGTGACTGCTGGAATTCAGTAGCTGGAGGACAGATATTAAATACCATTAACCTATTGTTAAAGGGTATAAGAGATGGACTTTATTTTATTATTCCAGGTAATTATTGCAAGTCATGTGACTATTCAGCCATGTGCAGAAAGAATCATTTTCCATCAAGGTCCCGAGCGAAAAAGGATGACCTGATTATTAGGGATTACATGAATCTCAGGAAAGTTAAAAAGGAGCAGTAGCAGGAGATTAACGCTAAAATGACAGAACTTCCAGACGACAAAGACAGACTGCTTGCAGTTACTACCTTTGATAAAAATGTAGTGGTTACAGCAGGAGCCGGTACAGGAAAAACCACCCTCCTTGTTGACCGTATCACGCATCTCCTCATGAGAGATACCGCCCCACTGAAGATTACTGATGTTGTCGCCATCACATTTACAAAAAAGGCAGCAAATGAGATGAAGATACGCCTTCGGAAAAGACTGCATTATTTCATGGACTGTGCGGGTAGGATGAGAGGAGTTTCGCATATGGTTGAGAATAACAGCTCGAATGACAGTGAAGCGGATAATTATTCGAGTAAAATAAATGATTATGAGGCAGCACTGCTCAACGACCTTATTCAGAGATATGATCTCAGTCCGGATCTGATAGCACAGAGGGCGGAAGATGCCATCAATAATCTTGAGAAGGCCCAGATAGGCACCATACATAGCTTTGCAGGCCACATCCTCCGTCTTTATCCCCTTGAGGCTGGAATAGCCCCTGACTTTGATGAAGATGATGGCTCAGGGTTTGAAGGTCATTTTGAGCGTGAGTGGGAGGAGTGGCTTGATCCGGAATTGTCTGTAGATTCCGGGCATGGAGAGGAATGGAAGGAGGTACTTCGAAGGGTCCCGCTTGAGGGCGTGAAAATGTTTGCAAAATGTCTGTGCAAGGAGACTATCCCGCTCTCATCCTTTAGTCATTCAGTATTATATCCCGGGAAAGAACCTCAGCAATTAAGCGGTAAATTTCTGACATGGCTTGAACAGGAAAAAAGAAATGCCGGCGAAATATTAATCAAGTATGATGGCTCCAGAAAGGTAAAGATGCATGGGCTTCTAAAGAGCGCTATGGAGCTGTTTGATAATTTAATTGCATCTACAGAATTCACTCCGTTCGATGATAATATTCCTTCAACAAAACCTGCTGGCTGGAAAGAAGATGACTATAGGGAGGCCGTTCGAATTGCCGCTGTTGCCCAGTCCCTTTCTGTTACTGATGATCAGTTTATAGGAAAGTTGACAGCCCTGATTAGTCCTTTTTCGGTGTCGTGCAGAAAATCGTTTGTTTTATCCGGGAATATTTCATTTGATGGGCTGCTTTCTTTTTGTTGTAATATCCTTAAAAACAACGGCAGTATACGCAGTAACATAAAGAAAGACTTTAAGTCTATACTGGTAGACGAATTTCAGGATACGGACCCGCTCCAGTATGAGATAATCCTCTATCTTGCTGAGGCGCACGATGAGTTTAAGAGGGATTGGCGTGAGATTAAACTTGCCCCGGGCAAGCTATTCATAGTTGGAGATCCAAAGCAGTCTATTTATGCTTTCAGGGGAGCAGATATTGAGGCATTTCACAAGGTTGTTGATATGGTATTGACGCAGGGCGGTGTTCGTGCAAACCTGTCTACCAACTTCAGAAGCCATGGTGGAATAATTAATGTTGTTAATTCCGTATGCAGGCAGATCATAAGGGGCCGGGATTATCTTCAACCGGAATATGTTGACATCATAGAGCGTCCCGGAAGTGGAGCTGTGAAACCGATTCAGAGGGTGGAACTCAGGCTTCTTGATTCACGCAATGAAGATGATTGTGATGCAGCTGAGGCCATTGAGCGTGAGGCCATGGCACTCGGAAAGTTTCTAAAGGAAGAGATGATAGGAAAAGAGATTATCACAGATTCAGCCGGGTGTGAGGTACCTGTTTCGCCGCGGCATATTGCCATACTTCTTCCTAAGCTGACCCAGGTTCATGAGTACCTGGATGTATTAAAGCGGCTCAGTATACCTTATATAGTTGAGGGTGACAGACACTTTTACGGAACCCAGGAGGTAATAGACTTTGTGAACCTGCTTCGGGTACTTGATAATCCCCTGGACAGGACTGCGATGGCTGGTTTCCTGCGCTCCCCTCTGGGCGGGCTATCAGACAGGGAGCTTTATGAGTTGTGCAGGATGTCATTGCTCGACTATCGAATGGAAAACGGCAGACTTAATGAGGGGTTGGATAAACTTAATAATGCAGGTTTTAGCGAAAGTAGTCTGAATGATATGAAGGAACATGTTCGGGCATTATATGGTCTAATGAAACACCTTAATGTCAATATATCTGTTTTACCTGTTCCCGATGCCATTCATTATATTTTCGACTATTCACCTGTCTTGGAACTTGCTGCCTCTTCATATCATGGCGAGCAGTCTGTAGCCAACCTTCAGAAGATTTACAGGATTGCAGCTGCAATGAGTGATAAGTCAGGCCTTACACTTAAAGGTTTGACTATTTTGCTTGAGGAGAGGGTAGCCTCCAGGGAGAAAGAGGGGGAGAGTCTTCTTTCGGAAGAGGGTGTTGATGCAGTGCGGATATTGAGTATTCACCGGGCAAAGGGGCTTGAGTTTCCTGTGGTAATTGTGGGCGGTATGCAAGGTATTCAGAACAGGGGAAGTGATCCTGCCTCTGTGACCTATGACTGGGCGGCCGGTATGACAGGTATAAGTATAGGAGGAATATCGAATCATTCCTCTGTCATGATGCAGGATAAGAAACGACTGATTGAGAAAGAGGAGTTAAAAAGGCTGTTGTATGTTGCGATGACAAGGGCCGGGGAATGTCTTATCTTGTCCGGCGTTATTGGCAAAAGGGTTTACAAGGATAGTTTCCTCTCAATGATAATGGAAACAATTGGAGAATCAGCCGGAGACAGTTTGGTAAATGACATCAGTGTTGAGAAAGGGGTAATAAAGCAGACAGTTATTAAGTTTAAATCATCTGCTACACCGGAAAGGTATGCAAGAGATATAAAGATTGGTGATGACAGGATCTCCCTGGAAAAGATAGAGGTGCTTTCAGGTTTGTGGGACAAAAGAGGTGATGTTTGCAGGGCTATACTGGAAAAACCATTTTTTTTGACACCGTCATCTGTTGAGAAAAAGACGGCTGCTTCATCAGTTAAAATAAAAAAGCCTGACAATGACAGGCTTGTATCGGCACAGCGCTCTATTCTTATAGGTAACATTGCACATTATGTCCTTTCGAACTGGGATTTTGCAGCCAATGTGTCTCTTTTCGGAGAGGCAGTAAAAGACGCATGTCGTAAGTTCATTGCTCAGGCAGGGTCGTTAGAAGGCGTTTCAGATAAAGGTGGAGGAGATTACGAAAAAATTCAGAATGAGCTGGTATGTTTATTTGAGAAATTTTCTGCGTCAAGTGCCTATCAAGAGTTAAAAGGGGCGGAGATCCTTGGTAATGAGGTCCCGTTTTCGATCCCATGGGATGGCCGGGTAATGGAAGGAGTCATTGACATAATTTACAGATATAGAGATAAATTATATGCGGCAGACTACAAGACTGACATGGTTCGTGAAGAGGAGATGGAGTCAAAGTGTAGAGAATACTCTGTATCAGCTGATATCTATATGAACGCCGTGCGTGCTTGCACTGGTATTGGATTAGAAGGGTTTAAACTTATTTTCTTGCGGCATGGAAGGAGTATGAAAGTATAACTTGACATTTTATTTTTGTTAATGTTTAATACTCAATTGAAATTTGGTCTACTATAAAGATGTTATACTTTCCGCATATAAAACTTACCACTGTAATTTCAATTCTGACGTGTGCAGAATGGAAATCAATGATTGCGTGATCCGTTAGCAACTGTAATATAAGGTTTCCCGATAACAAGTGATTAATACCACTAACGAAAAATTTAGAAAAGAAAGGGGGTGAATAAATAAATGAAGAAGGGTTTAATTGTGATATTAGCATTAGCCATGGTAGGCATGATCAGTTTTTCTGCATGTCAGAAGAAAGAACAACCTGCACCACCACCGCCGGCAGAGCAGGCACCAGCAGCAAGTCAGGCACCGGCAGAACAGGCTCCGGCAGGTCAGGCGCCAGCAGAACAGGCTCCGGCAGGAGAACACAAGTAAGATTTTTGGTCTCTTAAATTTAAAAAAAAAGGCCCACAGGATATTTCCTGTGGGCCTTTTTTTACTGCAAACAGCTCTAATAATTTCTTCTCTGAGGTCTGCCGCTTTTACTTCCGGCACCGCCCCCGCGCGATGAACGGTTTCCAAACCCGCCGCCTCCGCCGCCACGAGGTGCCTTAGTCTGAGGCCGGGCCTCATTTACTACGACAGCACGATTATTAATCGTTTTACCATTGAGGTCATTCATTGCCTGATTTGCCTCTTCACGGTTGGCCATTTCGACAAAACCGAATCCTTTAGAGTTCCCTGTAAACTTGTCTGTGATGATCCTGGCGCTTTCCACCGCACCGAATGGTGTAAAAAGGTCGTTTAATTCTGACTCTGTGACCTCATAAGACAGATTGCCTACATAAAGCTTGACTGACATAACCACACTCTCCTTGTAAAATGGTTAAAAAACTATGCCGCTACTACTTATTAATAGCGGGCTTTGTCGCCACGACCTCTTATGGCTGTGGAACTTCCAGTATATTCAGTACCCTGACTTCAAAATAGAGTGTCTTGCCTGCCAAGGGATGGTTGAAATCGAGCACTACTGTCTTATCTTTTATCTCTGCTACACGTGCAGTAAAAACATTCCCACTATTGTCCCGGCCCTGAAGGTTAGAGCCGATTTTAATGGAATCGGGCGGGACTTGTTCCTTATTAATCTCAAGTAATGCCTTAGTGTCTGTAGGACCGTAGCCCTCTTCAGGCATTACAGTAACTTCTTTCTTATCCCCTACCTTCATTCCTGCCAGGGACTTTTCAAGCCCGGGTATAATTGAATGAGATCCATGGACATATGTTAGCGGGGCCGCTCCTACATTACTGTCTACTACGGACTGATCTTCAAGTTTAAGGGTATATTCTATTGATACCTGGCTGCCTTCTGACACACTCATATCAGGTGCTCCTTTAGTTTGTCCACCTGATGCCGGGGACATTGATGTAATTACGAATGTCAATAAGCAGACGTAACCATATGTTATTATTCGAATCCACTACATTGAATGGAAACGCCTCAAGAACCCTGATCCCTATGATAGACATCGTAATTATTTTGTTTGATTAGATAGAATGGAAGACTCTAAATACATGATGGATTTTAGGATATGTCCATCCAACTATCAGCTTTACTGATTAATATAACAGTTTATATGTAAATAAGCAAGATTCAATATGAATTTTGTGTAGGAAGCAAAAAACTGTCCGCATTTACAGTTCACATCTGTTATGTCTTTGAATTATGGCCTGTAATTTTGAAACTAA
This window contains:
- the wrbA gene encoding NAD(P)H:quinone oxidoreductase, which translates into the protein MAASRILVLFYSKTGHMLKMARSIAKDVEASGAELRLRKAAELTPAEVIDNSPEWKAMYDQMSDIPDAVVDDLIWMDGLIVGSPTRFGNMAAPMRNFWDSTGKLWMEGTLIGKTVSAFSSAEMVHGGQEATLLSMYPTFLAHGMIIVGIPGSVKELYKAGSYYGALSSGEPNDTDLIVSRSMANRLIEITKKLIR
- a CDS encoding exodeoxyribonuclease V subunit gamma — translated: MLNIYLGNIHPDLEDALFRHLSDIKSQDKLSQIAIVAPSGQVRKRLRTLLVSEHEMYLMGVDYLTFHSLSLKLYEEKYGLTSHMICDDFFFTEMIRHILETGNSEPNLFSNFAGTPEGCMAIWRTIRELREARVEPGIVEDGIRDGLFEDDDSEKLVSLMTIYKEFLRIKTASDIIDYSDLPVMASDVAPSSKYLNKFKEIIYYGFYDLTQVQIDLLKSIVRQYPVTMFFPYAEGAPAASFSTRFYDTFIQGLITDKSNVIRLPGPSVHADSKVLFPVKSSTAVIGASGRDDEVSVVAKTILRLVEADGIPFAGIGVVARDINDYIHIIKRVFHAHNIPFVSTGSESADRYPVVKAVRILISIHENGYRRSDIIDLVSAHCCKERLKAFCPEGTELRPDNLDLFTRLSGISKGEKEWERLDKYIEEGFIIRSPGDDDGEGINLVSSNEVAGLKAVIRSLCNDFTSLPSKSSWSEYIERFAVLINRYIDVDEVPPRNPDNVDFDADNYNPAEAVMESMISLRRLEKITHEVALSEFINTFNRSLEDKKFKICSDDIAGVQVLDAMSARAIPFTVLFIMGMNEKVFPRNIREDPLLRDPVRKIMESVLGYKVEEKLNGFEEEKLLFYLLVNSATERLYITCQRTDDAGETRIPSWYISEVGPLEPVKEWRIPRRLSDKYSVSEFFDYYFLTPHELSARLIIEGLDAAPVMSKFCFDPVLYRRGKETISNHEKMTKRLTEFDGLTGFIEGYWYDVVKRGISPTSMEMFALCPFSYFSRHLLGLKTIERPETIVGIRPHEAGNICHTILKKFYSGLSRVIDRDINALLKDTAMSVFIEYEKCNPVGYAVVWDLERERLLTLLMDFVETDLNDLSLSGFSPYLFEKSVNGSLTSTSISDNSDCITVHGIIDRVDIHEDQKRFRIIDYKYKTGRKIPSVERDLSLAAIRGQKLQPPVYSLMVTEYLRSKEGIEDPVCDKVRFSYLAPNWTDVPVEDRFSEFPGDCWNSVAGGQILNTINLLLKGIRDGLYFIIPGNYCKSCDYSAMCRKNHFPSRSRAKKDDLIIRDYMNLRKVKKEQ
- a CDS encoding UvrD-helicase domain-containing protein, giving the protein MTELPDDKDRLLAVTTFDKNVVVTAGAGTGKTTLLVDRITHLLMRDTAPLKITDVVAITFTKKAANEMKIRLRKRLHYFMDCAGRMRGVSHMVENNSSNDSEADNYSSKINDYEAALLNDLIQRYDLSPDLIAQRAEDAINNLEKAQIGTIHSFAGHILRLYPLEAGIAPDFDEDDGSGFEGHFEREWEEWLDPELSVDSGHGEEWKEVLRRVPLEGVKMFAKCLCKETIPLSSFSHSVLYPGKEPQQLSGKFLTWLEQEKRNAGEILIKYDGSRKVKMHGLLKSAMELFDNLIASTEFTPFDDNIPSTKPAGWKEDDYREAVRIAAVAQSLSVTDDQFIGKLTALISPFSVSCRKSFVLSGNISFDGLLSFCCNILKNNGSIRSNIKKDFKSILVDEFQDTDPLQYEIILYLAEAHDEFKRDWREIKLAPGKLFIVGDPKQSIYAFRGADIEAFHKVVDMVLTQGGVRANLSTNFRSHGGIINVVNSVCRQIIRGRDYLQPEYVDIIERPGSGAVKPIQRVELRLLDSRNEDDCDAAEAIEREAMALGKFLKEEMIGKEIITDSAGCEVPVSPRHIAILLPKLTQVHEYLDVLKRLSIPYIVEGDRHFYGTQEVIDFVNLLRVLDNPLDRTAMAGFLRSPLGGLSDRELYELCRMSLLDYRMENGRLNEGLDKLNNAGFSESSLNDMKEHVRALYGLMKHLNVNISVLPVPDAIHYIFDYSPVLELAASSYHGEQSVANLQKIYRIAAAMSDKSGLTLKGLTILLEERVASREKEGESLLSEEGVDAVRILSIHRAKGLEFPVVIVGGMQGIQNRGSDPASVTYDWAAGMTGISIGGISNHSSVMMQDKKRLIEKEELKRLLYVAMTRAGECLILSGVIGKRVYKDSFLSMIMETIGESAGDSLVNDISVEKGVIKQTVIKFKSSATPERYARDIKIGDDRISLEKIEVLSGLWDKRGDVCRAILEKPFFLTPSSVEKKTAASSVKIKKPDNDRLVSAQRSILIGNIAHYVLSNWDFAANVSLFGEAVKDACRKFIAQAGSLEGVSDKGGGDYEKIQNELVCLFEKFSASSAYQELKGAEILGNEVPFSIPWDGRVMEGVIDIIYRYRDKLYAADYKTDMVREEEMESKCREYSVSADIYMNAVRACTGIGLEGFKLIFLRHGRSMKV
- a CDS encoding RNA-binding protein, which produces MSVKLYVGNLSYEVTESELNDLFTPFGAVESARIITDKFTGNSKGFGFVEMANREEANQAMNDLNGKTINNRAVVVNEARPQTKAPRGGGGGGFGNRSSRGGGAGSKSGRPQRRNY
- a CDS encoding peptidylprolyl isomerase, whose product is MSVSEGSQVSIEYTLKLEDQSVVDSNVGAAPLTYVHGSHSIIPGLEKSLAGMKVGDKKEVTVMPEEGYGPTDTKALLEINKEQVPPDSIKIGSNLQGRDNSGNVFTARVAEIKDKTVVLDFNHPLAGKTLYFEVRVLNILEVPQP